A single region of the Nicotiana sylvestris chromosome 6, ASM39365v2, whole genome shotgun sequence genome encodes:
- the LOC138871900 gene encoding uncharacterized protein yields the protein MYVDEVDRDEKSGWKLFFDGAANMKGVRVGAVHISETGQHYHVTAQLRFHCTNNMAGYEACILGLRLAVDMRVQEILVLGDSDLLVNQIQGEWETRDLKLIPYIPRVHNEIVDALATLALMSHHPDKAYVNPVHIQVHDQHAYCNVVEEEIDGEPWFHDVKEYIRLGVHGDLIHSPPSELHTMSAPCPFVAWSMDVIGPIELVASNGHRFILAAIDYFTKWVEAVTFKSVTKKAVVDFVHSNIICWFGIPKVIITDNAANLNSHLMKEVCQQFKIMHRNSTPYRPKANRAVEAVNKNIKKILRKMVQGATPYLLVYGTEAVIPAEVEIPSLWIVVKAEIDDDEWVKTRLE from the exons atGTATGTTGACGAGGTTGACCGAGATGAAAAGtcaggttggaaactcttctttgatggagctgctaacatgaagggTGTCAGAGTAGGGGCTGTACATATatctgaaacagggcaacactaccATGTAACAGCCCAGCTTCGATTTCATTGCACTAATAATATGGCCGggtacgaagcatgcattctaggtttgaggttagctgtagacatgAGAGTCCAGGAAATACTGGTTCTGGGAGATTCAGATTTGTTGGTTaatcagattcaaggagaatgggagactcgagatttgaagctcatacc ATATATTCCCAGGGTTCATAATGAGATTGTTGATGCCTTGGCCACTCTGGCGTTAATGTCACATCATCCGGACAAGGCTTATGTCAACCCCGTGCACATCCAAGttcatgatcaacatgcttattgtaatgtggtggaagaggaaatcgatggcgaaccttggttccacgatgtGAAAGAATACATCAGGTTGGGG gtacatggtgatttgattcattctcccccatctgagttacacacaatgtctgcaccttgTCCCTTTGTTGCTTGgagcatggatgtcattggaccaattgagctgGTAGCgtcaaacgggcataggtttattctggcggccattgattactttaccaagtgggtcgaagctgtaactttcaagtccgtgaccaagaaggcggtggtggactttgttcattcaaatatcatttgttggTTCGGAATTcccaaggtaatcatcacagataatgctgctaatctcaacagtcatttgatgaaagaggtatgccaacaattcaagatcatgcatcggaactccactccgtatcgccccaaggcaaataGAGCTGTTGAGGCTGttaacaagaatataaagaagatacttcgtaagatggttcaag gtgcaactccttatctgctggtatatggaactgaggcagttatacctgcggaagttgagatTCCATCCCTTTGGATTGTTGTaaaagctgaaattgatgatgatgagtgggtcaaaacccggctagagtag